A segment of the Lycium barbarum isolate Lr01 chromosome 7, ASM1917538v2, whole genome shotgun sequence genome:
GTTTTAGTGTTTTTGGCTCAATTGTGGGTTAAAGTTgtaatctttatttattttttactgcTGATGGaaattttcttgtttttttttttttatttgatttctgttcagattttgggttatttgTTGAAATTTGATGATTTTGGTGTATTTACTATTtaaagcctgtttggattggcttattttaggtgcttttatgctaaaatagcttttaagcactactcacaacaacaacaacaacacatacaCAGTGTAATCCCacgagtggggtctggggagggtaggatgtacggaGACCTTTCCTCTACCTTTACgggatagagaggctgtttccggcaATTGATGCAGGAATGTAGGAAAGAAAAAGAGACAACAAAGTAGCAAATGTACAAAACAAATGTAGTAGTAACAGATATTGATACAAATCAGCGAAAAAAGAAACTACACGACTACCTAAATCATATGACTAAAAGTAAGAGAACACTGTATTGCCTACTAACCATCTACCCTAATTTTTTTAGCTAATGGGGTTGCAGattatttactttttttctttctctGATTTATGTTTGAGATGAGCGTGTTATGTTCGGATTTTGGGTTATTCGTTGAAATTTGATGATTTTGGTGTATCTATTATTTTGCTTAATTGTTGAAATAAAGTAAAGAAGTTTTGGGCTTATAGCATTGATTGCTTATATGTTTGGTTATTTTTTGTGGTTTTTCTATTCAATTTTTACAGTGGGTGATGTTTCTTATGTAGACCTAATTGAGGTATCCTGGCTTATTCGTTGCGATCCGATGACTGTCCTGTGTTTACTAGTTCCTGTTTTGCTTAATACACTTCGGTACTATCCATTTCACTGCCTTTTTTCTGAAAATGCTTTTAACTTCTTGATTGCTTTTAAAATTGTGGATCTGTGAATTCGTACAAGGTGTTTTGCAAATGATGTGTTCGTTGAGCTTCTTACTCTGGtgtaatttttgatttttttttgtgttcttgttGTGTTATTTGGTACACCCCTTTTGGTGGTTTAGTGACATCAGACTGAACTTGAACCCTAGTCTGTAGTTGTGTAGAGATGAACATATAATTGTACACATTCAGTGTTCATGGAACTATGTAAAAGTTTGGGTGAAACTAAATTCTCTCACTCCCTTTTTGTTTTTGGCTGGGTTTACGAGGGAAGGGAGAGGAATGGATGGATGATTTAAGTGCCTGTATGTAAACTTAGCCACACATTGACTGAATTCTCTTGAATTTGAATATGCAGGGCAAGGTAGTAATTAACCATGACTGCTAAAACCAAGAGGAGAATGGCCACAGAAAATGGGGACACAGCTACAGCAGAAGATTCCGTTCTCGTGACTATGATCAGTAATGGGGAAGATCTAGGTCCAATGGTCAGGCTTTCTTTTGAAAGCGGTAAGCCTGATGCCCTTCTACAGCAACTTAAAAACGTCGTCAAAAAGAAAGAAGTTGAAATAGAGGATCTTTGCAAGCTTCACTATGAGGAATTTATTATCGCGGTGGATGAGTTGCGCGGAGTCTTGGTTGATGCAGAAGAGTTAAAAGCCGAGCTGCAAACTGATAATCTGAAGCTGCAAGATGTTGGGAGCGTCCTTCTCTTAAAACTCGAAGAGCTTCTTGAATCTTTTTCGATTAAGAAAAACGTTACGGAAGCAATTAAGATGTCGGGAAACTGTGTCCAAGTGTTAGAACTTTGTTCCAAGTGTAACAACCACGTTTCTGAAGGTCGGTTTTACCCTGCTCTTAAGGCCATTGATCTGATTGAGAAAAGTTATTTGCAGCAAATTCCTGTCAAGCCACTCAAGACTATGATAGAGAAGAGAATACCGCTGATTAAATCGCATATAGAGAAGAGAGTAACCAGTGAAGTTAATGAATGGCTAGTTCACATAAGGAGTACAGCAAAGGATATTGGGCAAACTGCGATAGGATATGCTGCATCTGCTCGTCAGAGGGACGAGGATATGCTAGCCCgtcaaagaaaagccgaggaacAAAGTTGTTTGGGATTGGGAGACTTCACTTACACCCTAGATGTTGAAGAGATTAATGAAGAATCTGTCTTAAAGTTCGACCTAACGCCTCTTTATCGAGCATATCACATTCACGGTTGTTTGGGGATTCAAGAACAGTTTCGTGAATATTACTACAAAAATCGTGTATTGCAGTTGAGTTCAGATTTGCAGATTTCCTTGTCACAGCCATTCCTTGAATCCCATCAAATCTTCTTGGCTCAGATTGCAGGTAAGGCTGTCAAATGAGCTGATTGGGCTGAATTTGGGCGGGTCATTTTGTTACTTGGACTGAAATGATTGGGCTAAAATGGGCTAAATAGCGGGTCATAGCCCAACCAgtccaattcttactaagttttaatttctttgtttgttcttttataaatTTTTAAGTTCCAAATAGAATTATTTTTTTCATTATTATcgatatatataacatatcaaacaaaaaaatgtctttttaaaaatattttgacaagatttctcatgggtCAAAGTAGACAGGCTGACATGTGCTGGGATAAAATGGGCTGAGCTAATAAATGGACGGGTTGGGCGGTCatgttttcatgggctaattttgccACCCCTAATTGCAGGTTATTTCATTGTCGAGGATCGGGTATTAAGGACTGCTGGTGGGCTGCTCTTGCCTAATCAGGTCGAGACAATGTGGGAAACAGCTGTCGGTAAAACAACTTCACTTTTAGAAGAACAATTCTCCCACATGGATTCCGCCAGTCATCTCCTCATGGTCAAAGATTATGTGACTCTTCTTGGGTCAACCCTCAGACAGTATGGCTACGAAGTGAGCGCAATTCTTGGGACACTAAATAGTAGTCGAGAAAAATATCATGAACTTCTTTTGGCAGAGTGTAGGCAACAAATAACGGCCGTAGTCACCAATGATACATTTGAGCAGATGGTAATGAAGAGGGAGGCAGATTATCAAGCAAATGTCCTATTGTTCCATCTACAGACCTCTGATATAATGCCGGCTTTCCCTTTTATCGCTCCGTTCTCTTCCATGGTGCCTGAATGTTGTCGCATCGTTAAGTCGTTCATCAAAGATTCTGTCAATTACTTATCGTATGGGAGCCAAATGAATTTTTTCGATTTTGTCAAAAAGTATTTGGATAAGCTCTTGATTGACGTACTGAACGAAGTCCTACTCGAGACTATTTATAGCGGTACTACCGGTGTGTCTCAGGCTATGCAAATCGCTGCAAATATAGCTGTTTTTGAAAGGGCTTGTGATTTTTTCCTTCAACATGCAGCTCAACAATGCGGTATTCCTGTCCGTTTAGTTGAAAGGCCTCAAGGCAATTTAACCGCCAAAATCGTCCTCAAAACTTCAAGAGATGCTGCTTATATTGCATTACTAAGCTTGGTAAATGCAAAATTGGATAAATTTATGTCACTCACGGAAAATGTCCATTGGACAGCAGAAGAAGCTCCCCAGCAGGGCAACGAGTGCATGAATGAGGTGGTTATATATCTTGACACCCTCTTATCCACTGCTCAACAAATTTTACCTCTCGATGCTTTGTATAAGGTTGGGATTGGAGCGCTTGAGCATATCTCGAATTCAATTGTGGGAAATTTTCTCAGTGACTCGATAAAGAGATTCAATGTTAATGCAGTAATGAGCATTAATCATGATTTGACAGCGTTGGAGTCTTTTGCTGATGAGAGGTTTCATAGTACTGGGCTGAGTGAAGTTTACAAGGATGGTAGCTTTCGAAGTTGCTTGATAGAAGCCAGACAATTGATAAACCTCTTGCTAAGCAGTCAACCAGAGAACTTTATGAATCCTGTCATACGACAGAAGAACTATAATGCTCTAGATTATAAAAAGGTTTCCACTATCTGTGACAAGTATAAGGACTCAGCTGATGGACTCTTTGGAAGTCTTTCAAGCAGAAACACAAAGCAGAGTGCTCGTAAAAAATCAATGGATGTGCTGAAGAAGAGATTGCGGGATTTCAACTGAAACTTGTGATAAATGAACAAGAAACTAGCTTTTTCTGTTAGAAATAAATGAAAACTTTATTTCCTGCTGcgttttttccagaaatattcacATTAACTGTATCTTCGTTTTCAATCATGTTAGCACTACCTTGGTTATTTGGAAAAGCTCTCACTATCTTCTCACATTAACCCCTGATCCAACTCCCTTTATTAGCGtgcttacatttttttttcttgttgaaGAATTACTCGACTCAGTTACCTATTTTCCCTGActaatttatttatttcattcagtttaGAGAAAAAAATATCTTTAATTTGTTGAGTACTGAACAACTTAGCGTTCAATCCTGGAATTTGTTATTGGGAACCTACTGCCCTGAAGAGCCTAAAAATCATATTCAGTCAGTTTACTtctttattgttgttattgtgacTCGTTTTTGACAATTTATTTTTGTCTTTACTTCTCTGTCACCTCTTCTCCTATCATATTTCGCCTTTACAGGAATAATCAATTCTGCAAGGTTCACTTTGATACAGAAGGTTAGAGTTAGATTACTGTTTCTgcatttctcttaatcttggGTTTAACATAATTTACTCTTTTACTAGAGATGCTGTGAATGTCGCTCTTCAATGAAACATCCATTGCTTCTCTATgattttctttttgttctttctttcttccacATGCTGCAAGTGCAATATCTTTCATGCTAGTCTACTTGTCCTTTCCTTCCATTTCCACCTCTAAGAAAGTGTTTTTGTGTTGAACCCTATGGATACGAGTAGAGCATACTGTATGTTTTGAGACAGTCACATTTTTATTTTGCTTTCTTGCTTGATTAATCTTCCTTGGTATGGACTCATGATTACTTGTTGAAATATTTTACTTGCATGCAAtttcatgtttttattttatttatcttaTTCTTCTTCAGTATCTTTTTCTTTGTATATGAGGTGATGTTTAGGATATGTTTCAATCGCTATAGATACAGCCACATAGTTGTGTGAATAAAATATGGCTAATGAATCTACATAAGTGAGGGGGGAAAACTGCAGTAGGGCAATTTGTCATTTGTATCTGATTATGCCATTTGAGAATTAGTAATCTATTGATATTATGATTACAGTTTCTCGGACTTGTCTTACATCAAGGTTAAGATTCAGAATGTCAAGTCTTATTGGTCAAGTGGCCGATTATTCTGATCAAACGTCTATAATGTGTGCAAATGATGTAAGAGCAGTAACTGTTTGGGACTGTTAGCTATGGAGTTAAAAATGTTTGAACGTTGGTTTTATGGTATCAGCCAGTATCATGTACAACATAGACTTAggaataataatttttatttttattttggaaaTTAATCAAGGTAATTCATGATTTGAGAGCAGAGGGTTTTGTGGATTTTTGGTTGTCCCTTGTGTCTACATTTTGCCTGGTGTCAGAACTCAGGTCTTTCATTATGAGGTGCATATAATGGCAACAAATGTGTCATATTGCATCAAATACAAGATGTTTGACGTTCTATGAATTTCATTTTAGTTCATTTTCCAAGTCGGAATAGTCATTGAACCTTTACTCAGATTTCGTCTAAACTGAATTCTCAATATGTCGAGTTTTATGTATAATGGTCTTAAGTTTTGGAGCTCGATGGTCTGGATCAGGATAAACTGGTTTAATAATATTGTTTGTTCCAAGTTGGGAAAAGCTGTTGTAACTCATCTGAGATTCAGGAAATCATACTCCTGGAAGTGAACAGAACCGGTTGCAAGCAGAACTTTGCACGGGCGGCTATTAAGCTAATAGGGGTAAGACCAAATATCATTTCTTCTTTGTGCTTTCGGAGGGAGGTTGGAACGTTGGCGAAATAATATTGTAAATTCATTTTGATTTATTGATCTCTATGGGGAAGGAAGGGGGTATCTAGGTTGTGGTTTGCCCGTGCAGTTGAGCATTTCTATTGTTTGACATGTGGATTTTAATCCTCGGTCTGCCAAATTTTGATCCAGGTGTTTCCTTCTTGTAACTCTTTGTTGGTCCTCTGATAGTTCTTCGTAGCTAACGCCATATGTGTTGTTCAGTAGACTGGCGATTTTGAGGGAGCACCTCCAAAGCCATAGTGGTAGGTTAGAACAAGCAAATACATATTTTGGGTATTTTACAATGATATTCCAGATAGATGACCTAGTTTGTCAAATATGGAAATTAATTTAGACGTAAGTGTTAATAACGATTATATTGTTAAATGATAGTTATGAGGTTGTATTGCTTTTGTTATTGGAGGAGAAGTGAGTGAGTAAACTGGGAAGGATGAAAACGAGACACGGGTCAAAGTAAATCTGAGTAGATTGAGGGAGTAGTGTGGTAGGTTGCTTCTTAATATTACAATTTATTTTAATGTGTAACAAGttgcttataataataattattactattatttttgtAGGTTACTGATTCAGGGCGTGCCAGTATCATAGCTGCTACAGATGCTGCCACCCCAAACTTGAGGCGTATAAAGGGAGCTGCTTTGACTGCTGCTACTCCAGTTACATACCATGCGAGGTTTTCCCTGATTCAAATATTTAACTTCCACTGATGTATAACTTAGAGTAACTACCCTTGACTCTGAATGCAAACTCATTTTTCTGTTCACTATCTCATAGAATACAACTTTTTTTTcacaaagatttttttttcttaaagaatCTTGGAAGTAGCAATGGTTTGTCGACTCCAGTGGTGTCTTCGCAACATGGTTTTCCAAGTGATTCGCAACTCTCGAATTCGGAATGGTTAACCTTGGATTCGGTGTTTGTTCAGTGCCTGAAGCACCAATA
Coding sequences within it:
- the LOC132604269 gene encoding exocyst complex component SEC15A; translation: MTAKTKRRMATENGDTATAEDSVLVTMISNGEDLGPMVRLSFESGKPDALLQQLKNVVKKKEVEIEDLCKLHYEEFIIAVDELRGVLVDAEELKAELQTDNLKLQDVGSVLLLKLEELLESFSIKKNVTEAIKMSGNCVQVLELCSKCNNHVSEGRFYPALKAIDLIEKSYLQQIPVKPLKTMIEKRIPLIKSHIEKRVTSEVNEWLVHIRSTAKDIGQTAIGYAASARQRDEDMLARQRKAEEQSCLGLGDFTYTLDVEEINEESVLKFDLTPLYRAYHIHGCLGIQEQFREYYYKNRVLQLSSDLQISLSQPFLESHQIFLAQIAGYFIVEDRVLRTAGGLLLPNQVETMWETAVGKTTSLLEEQFSHMDSASHLLMVKDYVTLLGSTLRQYGYEVSAILGTLNSSREKYHELLLAECRQQITAVVTNDTFEQMVMKREADYQANVLLFHLQTSDIMPAFPFIAPFSSMVPECCRIVKSFIKDSVNYLSYGSQMNFFDFVKKYLDKLLIDVLNEVLLETIYSGTTGVSQAMQIAANIAVFERACDFFLQHAAQQCGIPVRLVERPQGNLTAKIVLKTSRDAAYIALLSLVNAKLDKFMSLTENVHWTAEEAPQQGNECMNEVVIYLDTLLSTAQQILPLDALYKVGIGALEHISNSIVGNFLSDSIKRFNVNAVMSINHDLTALESFADERFHSTGLSEVYKDGSFRSCLIEARQLINLLLSSQPENFMNPVIRQKNYNALDYKKVSTICDKYKDSADGLFGSLSSRNTKQSARKKSMDVLKKRLRDFN